A genome region from Clostridium sp. JN-9 includes the following:
- a CDS encoding thioesterase family protein, whose product MRILISNTKISVRYAETDKMGIAHHSNYAIWYEAARTDLIKKIGLTYTEMENIGVAVPLVELHCKYISAAYYEDELTIEAKLTKITPVRLEFEYNVYKDDFHKPINKGKTVHAMVNKEMRIVNVKKNFPDLYKMLESAVEE is encoded by the coding sequence GTGAGAATTTTGATATCAAACACTAAGATTTCAGTGAGATATGCTGAAACAGATAAAATGGGAATTGCTCATCATTCAAATTATGCAATTTGGTATGAGGCCGCCCGCACAGATCTTATAAAGAAAATTGGATTAACATACACTGAGATGGAAAACATAGGTGTGGCAGTGCCTCTTGTGGAACTTCATTGTAAATATATAAGTGCAGCGTATTATGAAGATGAACTTACCATTGAGGCTAAGCTTACTAAGATTACCCCGGTAAGACTGGAATTTGAGTATAATGTTTATAAGGATGATTTTCATAAACCCATAAACAAAGGGAAAACAGTGCATGCCATGGTAAACAAGGAAATGAGGATTGTAAATGTAAAGAAAAATTTCCCTGATTTATATAAAATGCTGGAATCAGCAGTGGAAGAGTAA
- a CDS encoding alpha/beta hydrolase, which translates to MLTKKIQLWEHNNHISLTAYILDNPNEFKADKKRPAVIICPGGGYLGIVDRESEPVAMRFAANGYHVFVLRYSTYYTEKISDYNNLPNGNEKSAFPAPWFDLAKAMVIIKENADKWCLDSDKITLCGFSAGGHLAAYMGVHWQDDILKKKFKVHSKFFKPNALILGYPLLDFKVMKDNLLENPNEFQKRYFEISSKAVFGNFNPSDKELTELSPVNYVSSNTPPSFIWHTADDSFVYVENSIKFASQLTRNKVPYELHIFEQGPHGLSLCDETTAGDESHISPHCSIWFDLAMEWMKKYI; encoded by the coding sequence ATGTTAACTAAAAAAATTCAGCTTTGGGAACACAATAATCATATAAGTCTAACTGCCTATATTTTAGATAATCCAAATGAATTTAAGGCCGATAAAAAAAGACCTGCTGTAATCATCTGCCCCGGCGGCGGATATCTTGGAATCGTGGACAGGGAATCAGAGCCTGTGGCAATGAGATTTGCAGCTAATGGCTATCATGTATTTGTACTTAGATACAGCACATATTATACTGAAAAGATAAGTGACTATAATAACCTTCCAAATGGCAATGAAAAGTCAGCATTTCCTGCACCATGGTTTGATCTGGCTAAGGCAATGGTGATTATTAAGGAAAATGCAGATAAGTGGTGTTTAGACAGTGATAAAATAACTTTATGCGGATTTTCAGCAGGGGGACATTTAGCAGCTTACATGGGAGTTCACTGGCAGGATGATATATTAAAGAAAAAATTTAAAGTTCATAGTAAATTTTTTAAACCAAACGCACTTATTTTAGGGTATCCGTTATTAGATTTTAAGGTTATGAAAGATAATCTTCTTGAAAATCCAAATGAATTTCAAAAAAGGTATTTTGAAATTTCAAGTAAAGCTGTGTTTGGAAATTTCAATCCGTCAGATAAGGAATTAACAGAGCTGAGCCCCGTAAACTATGTATCCTCAAATACGCCTCCGTCATTTATATGGCATACAGCTGATGACAGCTTTGTATATGTGGAAAATTCAATAAAATTTGCATCACAATTGACCAGAAACAAAGTACCTTATGAATTGCACATTTTTGAACAGGGTCCGCATGGCTTGTCATTATGTGATGAAACCACAGCAGGTGACGAAAGCCATATTAGTCCTCACTGCAGTATATGGTTTGACTTGGCAATGGAATGGATGAAAAAATATATATAA
- a CDS encoding YkuS family protein → MKKIGVEKGLSMIADYLRSNGYSVETLGETLENNISKYENLDAIVTADYNTNMMGFSDTSTKVPVINASGLTAEEVKKSIDNKITKA, encoded by the coding sequence ATGAAAAAGATAGGCGTAGAAAAAGGACTTTCAATGATTGCTGATTATTTAAGATCCAATGGGTATTCAGTAGAAACATTAGGAGAAACATTAGAAAACAACATTTCAAAGTATGAAAATCTGGATGCAATTGTTACAGCAGACTATAATACTAATATGATGGGATTCAGTGATACTTCCACAAAGGTGCCAGTTATTAATGCCAGCGGATTAACTGCAGAAGAAGTAAAGAAGAGTATTGATAATAAAATTACAAAAGCTTAG